The following are encoded together in the Triticum dicoccoides isolate Atlit2015 ecotype Zavitan chromosome 6B, WEW_v2.0, whole genome shotgun sequence genome:
- the LOC119323138 gene encoding protein EARLY HEADING DATE 2-like, with the protein MDSTTNQFAGAAAAAGASSANTAPLPAMLADALIGAGAGGGDGDPSAALQRLAALGDRMAAVRRLLVASISGESQPLSSSDIQSVSSEISSAAHLVVLNAASLLSSSLPFPAPSATPAPPAPIQELPAAASTADVLPQEATKGYDVVELDADELLAEHVHFCNICGKGFRRDANLRMHMRAHGDRFKTLDALSRPGQAKPVDGRDVRFSCPFTGCNRNRAHRRFRPLKSAVCARNHFRRSHCPKLYACERCGGKKRFAVLADLRGHLRHCGEEAQWRCSCGTTFSRKDKLFGHLALFEGHMPAMSPPNKDAVTTTTEAPLDIMDEGGIEEQEDGGEGGFDPEFFKEWMEELKDDGVPAGGTVWPGRAAAGQ; encoded by the coding sequence ATGGACTCGACCACCAACCAattcgccggcgccgccgccgccgctggcgcGTCATCGGCGAACACGGCACCGCTGCCGGCCATGCTCGCTGACGCCCTTATCGGCGCCGGAGCTGGAGGAGGAGATGGGGACCCCAGCGCCGCTCTCCAACGGCTGGCGGCCCTCGGCGATCGCATGGCTGCTgtccggcgcctcctcgtcgccTCCATTTCTGGGGAATCGCAGCCCCTCTCCTCCTCGGATATTCAGTCCGTGTCCTCCGAGATCTCATCTGCCGCTCACCTCGTCGTCCTCAACGCCGCCTCCCTCCTTTCTTCGTCCCTCCCTTTTCCCGCCCCATCTGCCACTCCCGCCCCTCCCGCTCCTATACAAGAGCTTCCCGCAGCGGCCTCCACCGCCGATGTGCTTCCCCAAGAAGCTACCAAGGGCTACGATGTCGTGGAGCTCGATGCCGACGAGCTGCTCGCGGAGCATGTCCACTTCTGCAATATCTGCGGCAAGGGCTTCCGCCGCGACGCCAACCTCAGGATGCACATGCGCGCGCACGGCGACCGATTCAAGACCCTGGACGCGCTCTCCCGGCCCGGTCAGGCAAAGCCAGTTGATGGCCGCGATGTGCGCTTTTCCTGTCCTTTCACGGGGTGCAACCGGAACCGTGCGCACCGCCGCTTCCGGCCGCTCAAGTCAGCGGTGTGCGCGCGCAACCACTTCCGCCGCAGCCACTGCCCCAAACTCTACGCGTGTGAGCGCTGCGGTGGCAAGAAGCGTTTTGCTGTTCTTGCCGATCTCCGCGGCCACCTCCGCCACTGCGGTGAGGAGGCACAGTGGCGCTGCTCCTGCGGCACCACCTTCTCCCGCAAGGACAAGCTGTTCGGCCATCTCGCCCTCTTTGAAGGCCATATGCCAGCCATGTCCCCTCCGAACAAGGATGCAGTGACAACGACTACAGAGGCACCCCTTGATATAATGGATGAAGGAGGAATCGAAGAGCAGGAAGATGGCGGTGAAGGTGGTTTTGATCCGGAGTTCTTCAAGGAGTGGATGGAGGAGCTCAAAGATGATGGCGTGCCTGCTGGTGGCACAGTCTGGCCTGGACGGGCAGCAGCTGGGCAATAG